GACAACAACAATTCAACATATTCACATGGGGGACATTTTCACCTGACATTGCTTGAGTGGGGCAGCTCAAATTCGGCTACTATGTCATACTGCTATACTCTGGTTACAAGTCTTAAACACGGGGAATAGTACATTTTGTTAGCATGTCACTGCTTGTCAATTTATCAGcaggtgaataaaaaaagatggagaatTGCTGGAGGGACATGTGCTCATATTTCaagtaaaaaacacatttcattaccAGTTAGCTACAGTCAGAGCTACCGCTTGCCAACAGCTAAGAGTAGCACTAATGCGGACACTATCTTCCATTAGGCAACTGCTAGCTAGGAAGTGGCTGAATGCTCACACATTTGAAATGGGCTGTACAACCAGAAAGAAAGGAGTAAACTCCAAGTTAATAGTATAAGCAAGGAAGAAGTACAATGCTGGCATCAGCTGTTGCATAATGATAGTGAATAAGCTGTTTTCTAAACATAGCTAATGGCttataaaacatgttgttttcctTCGATGTATGGTCACATGTCTCTTCAGAATGTACTGAATCCAATGTCTTTATGCGGCTAATGAATGAGGATGTGAAATGATAACCATTATCAGATGTCTGCAGTTTGAAGGAACTTACAACTTATAACACAGTAGCACCTCATAATACCAGCATTTTAAGTCTCCTCCTATAAGCATGAGGAGGAAAGTGGCTGCTGTGTGATAATGGTCAGTAAAAAGTGCCAAAAGTAGAGAAAAGCTGCCATGGAGCAATTGCATGATGTAAATATCAATGACTGTATTCCACTACGGACAGTACACCTCCTATCTCTGCAAAAAAAGTTAAGCTAATCACCACATTGATAGGCATTGGCAAATTGCACTggtgatgcattttttttagcAAAGACATGCACAGAAgtgatctggctggtggagctgtgGGTTTGACATCACACCACTTTTGCCAAAGCACACATTCATCCTGTACAGCAAATATCTCAGAGATAATAACAGACCACAACAGAACAGTCTgactgtgttagtgtttgttacgttttctctccttccttctccaCTTTGCTATCCCGGTAAAGAACGCTGCAGGGGCCTGCATTTGTCAACTGACTATCGATCACAATGTCACATccggaaaaaaaaatgtacaaatttaaatatatatttaaaaatatatactgtatatatgtatacacacacatacaaacacatatacatatactgATGTGTcttttaattttctagtttATCTATTCAATGGCAAACATACATATTTTGGTAGGAATTATTAAAACTCAGGGATTACTCACCAAGTGTCTTGGCATATTGGATAAGATCCTGCATCTTGAACTGGTTGTGAAAATCAGAAAAAGATGTTAGTCATCAAATTTGACAGaaaatttcaaatttggaaAAGACCAAGTGACAATAAACAGCACCTGTATCCTTCTGGCTTCTTCTAAGTTGTTATTTTCAAATGCAGCTATAAGCTTGTTCATTTGACTTCCCATGTAGTTGTAGGTGCTgtgataaaaaagaagaatgtcATTAACTGTTAAGCACACAgttaaaaaagagacagaagatCCCATACTGACCTGCCAACTGCCCCCTGAGCTCCCATAGCCAAACCTGAGAGCAGTTGCTGGAGAAAAAATttgttcaattattttttttaatggtggGGGTTGGAAACTCAAAACACCATTTTGAAATTAAGCATAAATCTGCTGGACCAaagatgacagagagagaaaacaccgACCTCATCCACTCCAAAGAGGAATGTCCAGTGAGGCGGACTGTGGCTGAAACACAGGCCAAACTCCATCAGGTCAGCTGAACTGAACTTTACACCACTAAAGGAGGGAATGAGACTCCCAATATCCTCCAACACATCTGGCACTGACACTGATGAAAACAAATACACCAACTTGCATAAGTTTATGTCATCGGTGATTAGACATACTGAAGAACTTTCTTATTCTCAATCAATTCAAAATATGGCACTAACCATTTACACCGGTGATAGAAGGAATGTGATAGTAATAGAAGGGCAGAGTTGGGGCAGCTGAAGCCACCTCCTGGAGGAACTTCCTCAATGCATCTGAGGCAGGAtgagatgggggggggggggacttacATCATGAAACTTGAAAACCAAGCTTGACAAATACAGCATTATGGAACATACAGTATGAGTGAGAAGTGAATGTGTGATTCACTTTTACAGTGTGTGAAATGTTACAAAGTTTCCAATCAATATTTCAAACTTTGACCATCACATACCTGCACTGTTGGGCTTCAAGAAGAAGGGAGCTATGGCTGCAATCGCATCAGCCTCAATCTCTACTGCATGGCGCGCCTGCAGAGAAAATTAATGTTGGGAGAAGGACagtgaaaaataacacaactgaaAACCATGTCACATTATATGAGGTTTTCAATCTACACTAAAGTCTAAACaagactttttgttttttgcaggaCCTAATACTTCTGTAGCTTGGCCACAACCAGTTTCTTCCGCTCTTGTCTGGTTACCTGGCTTATTAGTTTGGAATGTTCTCTTCTCATACCTGATTGCCGTTTCCTTCAAACTGAGGGTCTGAAGCTTTGCCTCAGCCCAAAAGTGGGTCATGATAATACATTCATacagaacagaacacatttTTATAACAACAGTCATTTTTATAAAATAGATTTTTGAGGTAAATCTGagtttcctttttctctccAACTCCCCTGTTAATATTCATGTTAATAATATTAAGCATTGATGTAGCTTAACTACGATTAGTGGCGGCCATTGGGAgttaaaatatttataattgGTCATCTGGCCTAaagtcacagctacagtcatTGATCCTGCTCATCTTGGACTTTAGACAACCGAGATTTAACACACTTTCaagcaggtagagctgtggtAACAGATGAAAACCCCTGCAGCACGAGCTGCAGCGGCTGTTTGATGAGCgtggctctgctctgaagtgttagagggtaacacagagaggaggggggtctgATCAACGTTGttgtctgtcacatatcactctgCTATGCTATTATGTTTACCTGGCACTTCACTTCTTTCACAGCTGTACATAGTTGGCCTAGTTAGCGATGTAGAACTgggtgatttgtttttattaagtcTCTCCCATCAGTGATCACACCAAACATGCGTGCCTACTGTTGTCATGCAAATTGTGTTTCACTCAGCCAGTTCTGTATGACTCAGAGAACAGAAACACTAACAGCCAATTAATGTACCACCCAAacagttaaaaagaagaaagtggTGTGTGCCTGCagctgctgtgaaaaaaaagctgaactATTAACTGCTTGTCTGACACACACCCCACTGCAGAAGAGACAGACattgtaatataacataaacaAAATAATCAGTCCTATTCATGATGGTCTCGTTAGATTTTGTAACTCATGTtaaggcatcagtattaactccagtccatttttttttctagctATAAAAACCTTCACAGAGGCTTCATCACAGAGGTTTTTATGTTATCTTTACATAACTGCAATTTCAGTGTGTGatgacaaatacaaaaacatatcCTACTTGTTATGTGTTGAACTAGATTATTTTCCATTGCACTGAAGACAATAGGAATGTGGTGGCACGTGGTTCAAGGCATTGTTTCATGTCTGAGAACATAttataaacacaacaaagaacaaCTACATAAAAACAGTTACAGCCCAGGAGGAGTTAAATGGTTCTGAAACAGACTGAGTGTAATACTGATGCCTTTTGCCTGTGAGTTACAAAAGCAGAGCCAACCATCAGCAAAAAGATTCATTACTTCTACAAAGGACTCTTTAATGCTTGTAAATGCTGCCACAGAGAAAGTGTCAAATGAAGTAAATTGCAAAATCGACACAAACTTAAGGTTCCACTCCTTAAAAAGAATGCAGGAGCAGGTTTCCAAGGTAATACTTCACAATAAGACATGAAGGAAGTGACTCACCAGTTCTTGGGAATCTCTAAAACTCAGGCAGCCAACATGCACGATCACATAATCCATTCTGTAGTgacatgcacacaaatacattttacaatCAGTCAGCATTTTTGTCTCTTGCATTGCACTCAACATATTGAAAACCTCTAGGTAAAAAAATGCTGCAACATGACTCACTTGCCCTTTGCTTTCTTACACCATTCTTCAGCCAGCATCTTCCTCTCTGCAACTGTGAGGGACATGCCCTCTCCAGCGGTGCCATTGACTGTAAGCAAGTTAAATCTTGTCTTATTTTCAGATAATGTATCCACATTACAAGCAAGACCAAAATGCATTACAAGACAGTGTATCATACAACATgtacaaaaatacaacatgcCAATACAATGGGCTATTAGGGCTTACACAGACATTGAGGGGGAAATGAAAGAGAACACAAAAGCATTGCGACACATAAATCCTCTGTTGCTTAATAAAAGCACAGGGGTTGGCAGATAAAAATTATAAGTAAACTAGCACAAAGTTTGATTAAGCACAAACTTCAATGATTCATTTGGTTTTAGAGAAGTTAAAATAAAGAACTCATCACTTTTTAACATTGAGGAAACACTGGCTAGCCTTGATCAATATAGAGATAAGAGAAAACTTTACATCTTATCCAAATGTGTTCCTGTTTGAAGGACAGTTGTGCAAGtgtgacaaagaaaaacaagatagGCTTTagacaaaacaactaaaaaagcAACAACCATGAAGTTTGGATAAAAGTGTAAAGTTCGGAGCAatgttcaaagcttgatccgaaaaTGTAATTTgccttttcggatcaagctATGTATTCCATATTAGTATAATTGAAAGAATTTATACATAATCAGTACTGTACAAGGCCATACATTTCATtataagttaaagctcctgtgagcagtTTTTAGCTAGTTATTAAACAAGCTGATATCAACACCGATGTCTCTTTGtgacctaaaaaagcaaacaaaagcatCACCAAAGTAACTGAAATTAGTTTAAGTGGTAGTAGTTTATGAGACAAGTTATTATGAATAGTAATCATAAGTTGCAGGTCTTGTTTTACCAAATAAGCTTCATTGACAATTTTAATCTCTTCTGGAACCGGCACACTTTTTAGAGGTCAGACGGCATCCACCACTCCACACTTGGTACCCGCACATTAGCAGCAAACATGCAACACGCCGTTCACACATCAACACCTGCATGACTGTTCACTTTTCTCTCACacgcccctccccctccctctactCCACCACCTCCAAGCACTGTTCCCCA
The genomic region above belongs to Notolabrus celidotus isolate fNotCel1 chromosome 2, fNotCel1.pri, whole genome shotgun sequence and contains:
- the npl gene encoding N-acetylneuraminate lyase, producing MSTMAAVNDKKPKGLAAATFTPLTTDGEINLSLIGPYVDYLTQKQGVKQIFVNGTAGEGMSLTVAERKMLAEEWCKKAKGKMDYVIVHVGCLSFRDSQELARHAVEIEADAIAAIAPFFLKPNSADALRKFLQEVASAAPTLPFYYYHIPSITGVNVSVPDVLEDIGSLIPSFSGVKFSSADLMEFGLCFSHSPPHWTFLFGVDEQLLSGLAMGAQGAVGSTYNYMGSQMNKLIAAFENNNLEEARRIQFKMQDLIQYAKTLGFDLGVNKQLMSELSGLSLGPPRLPVMPCPPEHGRSIAQKFHSLFPEASVLMQHVMGNHL